A genome region from Pangasianodon hypophthalmus isolate fPanHyp1 chromosome 11, fPanHyp1.pri, whole genome shotgun sequence includes the following:
- the lrrc28 gene encoding leucine-rich repeat-containing protein 28, translated as MASELHDAIFIAKQERHKNLFLNYRNLNIFPVELLKDEGLQFLERLYMKRNSLTTLPDNLAQKLPNLIELYLHSNNIAFIPQAIGNLARLQSLDLSDNALQVICPEIGRLRSLRHLRLSNNQLKCLPQELGDLKELETLDVSMNLLRTLPEQLHQCVSLQCLTADRNLLQCFPRQLCQLPDLNELSMAANCLRSLPLDLGRSMELQFVFVDNNVHLKGLPSYLYNKVIGCNGCGVSPQVSEVTQLSLTIGDLNVPLPSEVKAIGTEADRVLTLEEMAMRTLHVAYSRNRKDSAFLPTFLLPTSLLELFHCPLGHCHRCSQPMFTIVYPKLFPLRDTALAGVHRRTTVSFVAYCCSSQCLQMFDLQG; from the exons ATGGCCTCGGAGCTCCACGACGCCATCTTCATAGCCAAACAGGAGCGCCACAAGAACCTGTTCCTCAACTACAGGAACCTGAACATCTTTCCTGTGGAGCTCTTAAAAGATGAAGGCTTGCAGTTCCTGGAAAGACTCTACATGAAAAGAAACTCACTCACGACACTG CCTGATAATCTAGCACAGAAACTCCCCAACCTGATCGAACT GTATCTCCACTCTAACAACATTGCCTTCATTCCACAAG CTATTGGGAACTTGGCGAGGCTGCAGTCGCTGGATCTGAGTGATAACGCCCTGCAGGTGATCTGCCCCGAGATCGGCCGCCTGCGCTCATTACGCCACTTACGACTGTCCAACAACCAGCTGAAATGCCTCCCACAAG AGCTGGGGGATTTGAAGGAGCTGGAGACTTTGGACGTGTCCATGAATCTGTTAAGGACTCTCCCGGAGCAGCTCCAccagtgtgtgtctctgcagtgtCTGACCGCTGACCGGAACCTCCTGCAGTGCTTCCCTCGTCAGCTGTGTCAGCTACCAGACCTCAACGAGCTCTCCATGGCTGCAAACTGCCTCAGATCACTGCCTCTGG ATCTCGGTCGCTCCATGGAGCTGCAGTTCGTCTTTGTGGACAACAACGTTCACCTCAAGGGCCTGCCTTCTTACCTGTATAACAAGGTCATCGGCTGCAACGG GTGTGGCGTTTCTCCACAAGTCTCTGAAGTGACACAGCTGTCCCTGACCATCGGAGATCTGAACGTGCCTCTGCCCTCGGAAGTGAAGGCTATCGGCACTGAGGCTGACCGTGTGCTGACATTAGAGGAGATGGCAATGAGAACACTGCATGTAGCGTACAGCAGGAACAGGAAGG ACTCTGCGTTCTTGCCGACGTTCCTGCTGCCCACCAGCCTGTTAGAGCTGTTCCACTGTCCACTGGGTCACTGCCATCGCTGCAGTCAGCCCATGTTCACCATCGTCTATCCCAAACTCTTCCCCCTCAGAGACACTGCACTGGCTGGAGTGCACAGGAG AACGACGGTGAGTTTTGTAGCGTACTGCTGCTCCAGCCAGTGTTTGCAGATGTTTGACCTGCAGGGTTGA